GGCAAGGCGGCGCTGATCGCGCTCGCGGCCACGCTGGTCTGCGCCGCGGTCGTGCGTCGGCGGCTCGATCGTCTGGACCTGATCGCAGTGCTGAAGACAAGGGAGTAGTCCGTGAACGTCGTGAAACGCAGGTTGGTGATCTGGGGCGGCCTGTTGGCCTTGCTCGTAGCCGGCATCGCCTACGCATTGCGGCCGCAGCCGATCCCGGTTGACCTCGCCACGGCGGAAAAGGGCTTACTCCGCGTCACCATCGACGAGGAGGGCGAAACGCGCGTGCGCGACGTCTACACGCTTCATGCGCCGTTGCGTGGCCAGTTGCAGCGGATCACCGCCGAAGCCGGCGATCTCGTCGAGGCTGGAAAGACCCAGCTCGCACAAATCGAGCCCGCTCCGCCAGCCTTCCTGGACGTGCGGATAGAGGCGGAGCTGCAGGCGGCCGTCGAGGCGGCGCGGGCGGCTCATAACCTCGCCGCCGCCGAACTCAACAAGGCCAAAGCCGACTTGACGTTTGCCGAGGGAGAGCGCGCCCGAGCCCGACTGCTAATCGAACGCAGGACGATCTCTCAGCGCGCCCTTGAAGATGCCGAGCGTGCCCACAACGTCGCACAAGCCAATCTCGCTACCGCCGAAGCGGCGCTGAAAGTGCGAGAGCACGAGCTTCATCAGGCGCAATCACGCCTCCTGTCGCGGCAGGAGATCCGGAGCCTCCGCGACGACTGCGAATGCATGTCGGTAACCGCGCCGGTGAGCGGTGTGGTGCTGCAGATCATGCGCCGCAGTGAAGGCGTCGTGGAAGCCGGAACGCCGCTGCTCGATATCGGCGATCCTGCGGATCTGGAGATCGTCGCCAATTTTCTTTCGGAGGATGCGGTCCAGATCAGGCCCAACCAGAAGGCGATCATCACCGGCTGGGGCGGAGAGGATCTCAACGCGGTCGTGCGGCGCGTCGAGCCCTTCGGACAAACCGAGGTGTCGGCGCTCGGGATCGAGGAACAGCGCGTAGACGTCGTGCTGGATTTTGCCGATCCGCCGGAAGGTTGGCGTTCGCTGGGGCATGGTTATCGCGTAGACGTGCGCGTCATCCTGTTCGAAGGCGAAGTTCTAAACCTGCCGCTTGGCGCTCTGTTCCGGCAGGGCGACCAATGGGCCGTGTTTGTCTCAGCAGAGGGACGGGCGCAATTGCGCCGCGTTGCCGTCGGCCAGCGAAACACGCTCTCCGTGGAAATCCGAGAAGGGCTCGGTCCTGGAGACAGAGTTATTCTGTACCCGAGCGACCGGGTCAAGGACGGGGTCGCTATCGTGGAGCGTTAGCCCGCCTACAGCGCCGCGCGTCTCAGCAGACGCGGAAGGGACGCAATCCGCGCTTATTCGAGTTCCAGCCGGTACGCGGTCCCTGCGCGCAGGATGTCGACGGAAGCACTCCCTTGAGCACTTTCCAGAACGCCTCGGATCTGATCGACGGAGACGGGCGGCTCGCCATTGATGGCCGTCAGATAATCGCCTGTTCTCAACCCCATCGAATAGGCGACGCTGCCCGATGCAACGTCGACGAAGACCGCTCCCGCCGGCGCACAAGCCGGTGAACCATTGGCGGATGGAAATTCGACGACCACCGATTCCTGGCCCAAGTCCAAGTTGCGCCGAGCGGCCGCGTCAGAAAGCGTGACACTCAGCTTCTGCAACTTTTCTCCTCGACGAACATCAAGCGTGATGCGGGCGTTCGCCGGGAGCAGGCTAATCGCGTTCCTGAAAGCGGTGTCCGTCGGGAACGTCCGGCCATCCAGTGCGACGACAATGTCGCCGAGGCGCACGCCTTGTCGTTCCGCCGGCGAATTGCAGACGAGCTCGTTCACAACAAACCCTTGCGTCTCAGTGGCACCACCTACCCCCATATCCGCGGCGCCCGTGACCGAGAGGCCAAGCCACCCGCGCTTGTATTCGCCGTGGGCGATCAGCTCCCGCACGATTTGCACTGCGATGTCGGACGGAATCGCAAAGCCTATGCCGGTAGTCGCTTCGTCTGGCGCAGCAATCCCGCGTGCAATACCGATCAACTCGCCGGAGGCATTGACCAGCGCACCGCCTGAATTGCCTGGATTAATGGCCGCATCGGTCTGGATGTAGTCCTCGTACTCATCGGCACCCAAACCCGAGCGGCCCAAACCGCTGACGATGCCGAAGGTCGCCGTTTGTGTCAGACCAAAAGGACTGCCCACCGCGATGACGAAATCACCGACCTTCAGTTCGGATGAATGTCCCCACTTGACCGAGGAAAGGCTTGGTGCCTCGATTTTGACAACCGCGAGGTCGGTCGGCGCATCCTCCCCTACCCTGTCGGCCTGGAATACCCGTCCGTCCGCAAGCTTCACGGACACATCGTCGGCGTCGGCAACAAGGTGACGACTCGTGATGATGTACCCGTTCTCCCGATCGATGATCACTCCTGACCCCGTCGCAGTCACACCGGTTTGCAAGATAACCACATCATCGGGAAGACCCAGCACTCTCCGCACGTTCGGATCATCAAGCGCTTCGCTTCTGAAAATTCCGCTGCTGATCGTGCGGATACTGACGACCGCCGGCTGTACCCGCTGCAACACCGCGGACACGCCCGCTTCGATTTCGATCGCTCCGGCAGCCCCTCCCAAACTGTTGAGTAGAGCGGCCAAGGCTAGAACCGTTGAGATCTTGAGCATTTTTACGCTCCATGCAGCAATGCCCGAAATTTCAGCCGGATTTGCCCGGCGATGCATTGATGCGCATCAATTCGCGCTCTCGTCGGGGGAGGACGAGAAAGATCCGACCGACAAGACCTTGACCGTTGCTGCAGCGAGACGGCGATAGAGTCGGTGCCGGCGTACAATCGGCCACCAGCCGTAGAGGAAGATTTCCAGCGCGCGCCAGTTAGCCACCCAGCCGAAGATCAGCAGGCTTTCCCCGATCACCCGCGAATATGTTGCCGTTCCCGCGGCATCGCTGATCATTTGGCTGGCGATTAGGCTGAACGCGAGGATCGGGATGCCGATGAGCAGGACGCGTCGCCCTTCTCTCAGGAGTTCGCGCAATTCCCGGTGTGCCTGATTGGCGCGACTCTCGAAATTGTACCGCACCGCCTCCTGCAGAGCGTGGGTGTATTCCGGCTTTGCTTCCGTCGTCGGCAACTGGACGACAATCTCGATGGACGCGTTGCCGGGAGCTTCTTGAGCCCATTCGACGATAAACCGCTCGGCATCGTCATCCAAATCGCGCTCCCGAAATGGCGTCGGATCGAGAGAATTGAAAAGGCGCACAACTTGGTCAACACGGATCAGGATCGTGTAGCATCTATCAAGCGCGGGCACGCTCACGTGTGCTTCCCCTCTGATCTTGCGTCACAGTCCGTTCCAGACGCGCGTCTCATGCTTCTTCCTGCAAGGCGCGACGCAACCGGCGGATTACGACTCGACGCGCCTTGTCGTCCGCAGCCTTGGCCAGTTCGTCCTGCAGATCGAGGACGAGCGACTGGAAATCATTGTGCCAATCCGTCCGTCCGGCCAAAATCGGATCGATGCGCGGCGGAGGCATCACTTCGGAGATCTCGACCGCTCTTTGCCGGCTCAGACGAAAAGCGCTGTCCAGCCCCGGTCGGATCAGGTGATCCTGGGGTAGGAAGGTCACGAGGCGTTCCCTCAGCCCCTCAAGTGCGTCAGCCTCTCCATGGACGAGAAAGACACCAGCGCTGATCGGCTGCCGGGCCTGCACCCAGTCGGCAAGCTCTCCGCCATCGGCATGGCCGCTATAGATGTCCAGCTTCCTGATCCGGGCACGGACGCGGATATCGTCGCCCTGTATGCGCACCGTCGAGGCGCCGTCTTCGAGAAAGCGCCCGAGCGTGCCGGCCGCCTGATACCCGACCAACAACACTGTCGCCTCGTCTCGCCAGAGCCAATTCTTCAACCGGTGGCGAATGCGCCCGGCCTCGCACATGCCGCTCGCAGCGATGACGATGTGGAAGCCCCTGATGAAATCAATCGCCTTGGACTGCTCCGCCGTCTCGGTGAAGCGCACGTTCTTCGCCTCGATTGCCCTGACAAGAACATCGCCGTTTTCAAGCTCGCGCGCATGCCGGCGGAAGATCTCGCTCGCGCGTGTAGCAAGTGGAGAGTCGATGATGATCGGGCACTTGGGGACGCCACCAGTTTCCATCAGAAATACGAGGTCGGTAAGCAGCTCCTGCGTGCGTTCCACGGCAAAGGAAGGAATGATCAGTGCGCCGTTCGGATGCGCTGCCGTCAACACCTCGGAGCGCAGGATGTGACGTCGAGCGGCATCGTTCGTTTCGTCGCGCTCGACGTTGCCGTAGGTGCTCTCGCAGATGACATAATCCCAGCCACTCGGCGCTCTCGCATCGAACTGCAGGAGCTTGTGGCGCGGACCGATGTCGCCGGAAAACAACAAACGCAACGGCGACGGTGCGGCATCGATCTCCATCTCGACGGAGGCCGATCCGAGCAGATGTCCGGCATTCCAGAAACGGAAGCGAATTCCCTCGCCCGCCTTCTCCCAGGAGCCGAGGCGCACTTGCCGAAACAGTGTGATCGCGGAAGCGGCGTCGCGTGCGGTGTAAATCGGCGTCACGGTCTGCCGGCCCCGGCGCAGGTTGCGGCGATTGAGCTGGTCGACTTCGCTCTCCTGGATATGCGCAGAGTCCGGCAGCATGACGGAGCAGAGATCCGTAGTCGCGGGCGTCGCGAAGATCGGGCCATCATAGCCAAGCCTGACAAGCTTCGGCAGCAGGCCCGAATGGTCGATATGCGCATGCGTGAGTATGACGGCGTCGATCTTCCTGGGGTCGAAGGGAAAGGGGCGGTAATTCAGTTCCTTTTCTGTCTTCGACCCTTGGAACAGACCGCAGTCGATGAGGATCTTCGTCGTACCGAATTCGACGAGTTGGCAGGAACCGGTAACGGTTCCCGCGGCACCATGAAAACGGATGATCGGTTCAATCGCCACAGCACGGACCTCATCGAAGACAATGTCGAAGCATGCACGCTTGCATCGGCGGGCGACTTGATGCGGATCAAAGATGCAGACCGCCATGCGTCGGCATCAGGCCTGGGCGGCGGCAAGTGGAACGAAGTCCACTCAATCCGGGGGCCTGCTGCATGTTTCCTTAAGTCGTAGCCGATTTCAGGATAAAACATGCAGCGTTTCAAAGCGCTACAGCGTGCCTTGCGCGCTGACGTGGTGCGGGTCTCCAATGGTCGCGACAAGGATCGCCTTGATCGCGTGCATTCGGTTTTCCGCCTGATCGAAGACGAGAGAAGCTTTCGATTCAAAGATCGCGTCGGAGACCTCCATGCAGCCAAGACCGAACTGCTTTGCAACGCGGGCTCCTGCCTTTGTGCTGTTATCATGGAAAGCGGGCAAGCAATGCATGAACTTGCAATGCGGATTTTCGGTGGCCTCCATGACATTCGCCCTGACGCCGAACGGCGCTAGTAGTCTGATGCGCTCCGCCCAGCCCTCCTCCTGCTCTCCCAGCCAAGAAGCCGTGTAAATGAAATCAGCCGCCAGCACCCCGGCGCCCACATGTTCCAGGGCTGTAAACTTCCCACCATGCTTGCGCGCCTCCGACACCACGCCGTCAAGGAAGGACGGAGCGGGCCTGAATATCGGCGGCGAGACCATGCGGAAATCCATGCCGAGCTTGGCCGCGCCCATGGCGAGCGATCTGGCGATGGAGCTGCGACCGTCCCCCACAAAAGCGATCGTGACGTCGCGCAGCTCCTTGCCGGCAATTTCCCGCATCGTCAGAAAATCCGCCAACGCGTGAATTGGATGGGATTCGTCGGTGAAGCCGTTATGGACGGGCACATGAGCGTAGGCCGCCAGCTCCTCCACAACGCTTTGGGCATGACCACAATATTCGATGGCGTCGTAGATCCTGCCGAGCACCCGGGCCGTGTCCTTGATCGATCCGCATTGCCCCACATGGCTTGCGGAAAGCGTCAGGCTGACGACGCGTGCGCCTTGGTCGTAGGCTGCGACTTCGGACCCGAAGAAAGCGCCGGTCGAGTCCCCCTCGCTCACGAGCACAATATTCCTGCCACTGAGCCGGGGAGTTTCGTTGCCGTTTCGCCTCGCCGCCTTCAGCTCGGCGGCGAGCTGCAACAGAAATCGGATTTCCTCTGGTGCGAACTGCTCGAGCGTCAGTACGCTACGGCCGCGAAGATCGATGGACATGACACGCCCCGTCGCCTTAAGTCAGTGGATTGGAACGCGCGCGAAATCGCAACTGTCTGAACCGCGGCTGGTGCAGTTGCCCTTTCTTGCGCTAGAACCACGCCTCTCACGTAATCTAAACAGCAAATACGAGCCGGAAGCTTTGACTCTCATCAAACTCCTGCCGCTTTCACCTCTTTGATGAACGTCAAAGACGAGACCCGCAATTTTCCCGAAAATCTCCTCCAATGCATTGCTCGCGGCGCGAAGTGATGCCGGGGTCAGAGGTAATTTGCAGGGGCTGGGCTCGCTGAGGGTCGCGTCCTGCTGAGGGTCCGCCGTGTTGAGGACAAGGCTCAGCGGGCGCGGTTGAGAAGCGTGTCTTATGGAGAGAAACATGGCTGTCGGCTACTCCGTCGGTCCGGTCAAGCACCCTCAGGTCGACAAAACGTACCGGCTGATCGAGGCGGTCGGATACGACGTCGATTTGCAGGCCTGGCGCGACCTTTGCGCGACGGCATTCGCGCGAAAATGGCCGACGCCATATGCAGAAGAAGTAGTAACCGCAGAGAATCCGCTGGGTTATATCACCGGCGTCTGCATCATGCGCCTGGTGCACAACAAAACGTACGGCAGAATGCTCGACGTGCCGGTGTTCGTCGTCATAAGCGCAGGGGACACGCGCGGTGCGTCCAACGCCCTTCTCGGCTATTTGATGGCGGTCGCTCGCAACAAGCATTGCGGCTTCATTCGCGTCGCCGCACTTGAACCGGCCAACTGGCCTGGGTCGACGGATATGGGGCGGCGAAATGATCGCGGAATCCTCATACCTGTGCAATAAGTCCCAATGCCGGCTGGGAGCAATCTCAGTCGCCGTTGCTACTGCGTGTCTCCCTAAATCGGCGCCGATGTAAGGACAAAAGCATAAAACGATTCAAAGTGGTGAAACTACGCTTCATGCCGTGTCACCCTTGCGCTGAAGACATAGCCAACCCCTCTGACCGACTTGATAAGGCCGGGGAGGCTGGGGTTACGCTCGATTTTGCGCCGCAGCCGTGCAATCTGTGCGTCAATGGTGCGGTCGAAAGCTTCGAGGTTACGGCGCCGTGTCAGATCCATAAGCAATTCACGTTGAAGGACGCGACCCGCGTGCTTCACGAGCACACAGAGCATATCGAACTCACCGGTCGTCAGCAGGATCTCGCTCCCAGTTTCCGACAGCAGTTGGCGACGCCCGATATCAAGACGCAGCCCCTCGAAGCAGTAGATTTCTGACGACTGGTCGCCGAAGCTCGACGATGGCTGAGGTTGGCGGCGACGAAGAACGCCCCTGACTCGCGCCAGTACTTCCCGAAGGTGGAAGGGTTTGGCGATGTAGTCGTCCGCGCCGACCTCCAGCCCGACGACCCGGTCGACCACGTCATCGCGACCGGTCAGCATGATGAGCGGTACATCCGAGCGCGCGCGGAGGTCGCGCGCAAGCGTCAGCCCGTCCTCGCCAGGCAGCACCAGGTCGAGCAGGATGATGTCGATCGATTGTTTATCGAGGCAATCGCGCATCTCCTGTCCGTCGCCGGCGAGGGTTACGTGGTATCCTTCCTCCTCAAAATACCGCGACAGCATTTGTCGAATCCTCAAGTCGTCATCGACTACAAGGATGTGCTCGGGCAATGTCCGGGAACTCGTCATGAAACGCCCCCCACACACGCTGCTTTCTTCGGCGCGCTGTTACGATCTGTTGCAATATAGCACCAAACTTCACATGCGCGTCGTCGTAAGGTTACGGCCCGGCGTTCAACTCTTCCATCATGAATGATGGAGGGAGTCATGAGCGTTCAGGTCCTAAGCATCAAGGATGGTCACGCGGCGACCGCGGGTTCCGTGGGCTTGCCTTCGGCGGATCTTTCTTGCCTTTTCAGCCGACAAGCGCTCGAAAGATTCGAGCCCGGTGAAGCCATCTTTTGGGAGGGTGACGAAGCCACGCATATCTTCGAAGTCGAAGATGGAATGCTGCGAGCGCTGCGTCTGCTTGGCGACGGCCGTCGGATTATCGTGGGCTTCTTACGCACCGGAGATCTCCTGGGTGTGTCGCTCAAGGAGCGATATCTTTACACGGTCGAGGCAATTTCCCCGGTGCAACTTCGCCGCTTCCCTCGTCGCCGCTTTGAAGACGAAGTGGCCCGCGATCCACGCTTGCAGGAGCAGCTATTCTCCAAGCTTCGCGATGAGATGACTGCTGCGCAGGATCAAGCCGTCCTTCTTTCACGCAGGAGTGCCGAGGAGAAGCTTGCCAACTTCCTGCTGCTGATGAAGGAGAGAGGGAACTCGGAGCATCGTGCCATTGTTGACCTCCCCATGACCCGCCTCGATATCGCCAATTATCTTGGCATGACGATCGAGACCGTATCTCGCACTATAACAAAGCTTGCAAACGGCGGTATCATCGCGGCAGCAGGACGCCGCTCGATCAAGGTCTTGAAGATGGAACCGCTTCGACTGCTGGCCGAGGGCGACGAAGGCGAGCACTGGATGCCCCCTCTCGCTCGTCCTGGTCGGTACGCATCCGCAAACGCTTGAAAGACGCCAGATGGAGAAACGGGAATCCAAGATCATCAATGCTCTCGACGGCGCCAACGTGATTGTCCACGCGCCCGACGGAACGATCCGGCAATGGAGCAAAGGCTGTGAGCAGCTTTACGGCTGGTCGGGCGAGGAAGCGCAGGGCAAAATTGTTCATGATCTTCTGTCCACCAGATTTCCCGTGCCGCTCGAGGAAATCCGCAATCACTTGAGTTGTCATGGTGCATGGTCGGGCGAGTTGGTACACAGACACAGCAATGGAACACCTGTGTTCGTCACTAGCCGATGGGTGCAGACGGCCTCTGCAAGCGACCAGGTCGTCGTGCAAACTGATAGCGACATCACGAACCTTAGACGCGCTCAGGCCGATCTGGCGGCGCGAGAGGCACATCTCCGCTCCATCCTCGATACCGTCCCCGAGGCAATGGTGGTGATCGATGAAACAGGCACGATCACCTCCTTCAGCGTGGCGGCGGAACGGCTATTCGGACATGCCGAGAGCGAAGTGGTTGGATTGAACGTCAATATGCTGATGCCCTCTCCCCACCGAGAGGCGCATGACCACTATCTGGACAACTACCTACGCACAGGCGAGCGGCGCATCATCGGAATTGGGCGGGTCGTCACCGGCCTACGAAAGGACGGCACAACGTTCCCAATGGAGCTCTCAGTGGGGGAAGCGATGGCTAATGGCCGCCGCATATTCACCGGCTTCATCCGAGATCTGACCAGTCGCCAGCGCGTCGAGGAGGAGCTTAGGCAAGCCCAGAAAATGGAAGCCGTTGGTCAACTGACCGGCGGCTTGGCGCATGATTTCAACAATCTGCTGACTGTGATCACCGGCAATCTGGAGATGATAGAGGCCCGGCTGCAAGACGAGAAGCTCAGAGGACTCTTGCGAGAAGCTCAGGCGGCGGCCGACGATGGAGCAAAGTTGACAGCACAATTGCTGGCATTCGGTCGGCGTCAGCCTCTTAATCCGAAGCTCGTCGACGTTGGAGAACTTGTCGCTAACTTTTCGAAGCTTCTGTCCAGAACCCTGGGCGAGACCATAGAATTATCAACGATCGTAAAGGGCAGCAGTAATCTCGCCCTGATCGACGTCTCCCAACTTCAAAACGCCCTCCTGAACCTGGGGCTGAACGCGCGCGACGCAATGCCAAACGGTGGCCGCCTGACCATCGAGATTTCGACCACGGCCCTCGACCGTGACTACGCCCAGATGTACCCAGAGGTGCGAATGGGACACTATGTCCTGGTTGCCGTAACGGACACGGGCGTCGGCATGACCGAAGAGATCAAGCGTCGCGCTTTCGAGCCCTTCTTCACCACGAAAGGCACCGGTGCGGGAACAGGCCTTGGCCTCAGCATGGTCTACGGCTTCGTCAAGCAATCCGGAGGGCATATTCAGCTCTATAGTGAGCCCGGTCAGGGAGCGAGCGTCCGCCTCTTCCTACCCGCAACTCGAGGAGCAAGCCAGTCCGCCCAGGTTGGCGCAGGAGAAGATGCGGCCACAGAGCCGATTCCAAGGGGCCATGAGACGATACTTGTCGTCGAGGACGATGCACGGGTGCGCCGAGTCGTAGTCTCGCGACTGCGCGATGCCGGGTATTCCGTTATTGAGGCGGAAGCCGGTGCGCAGGCGCTTCAATTCCTGTCGGAGCATCCGGAAGTCTCTCTCGTTTTTGCCGACATGATAATGCCGGGCGGCATGAGTGGCGACGAGTTAGCCCAGCATGTGCGCGAACTCAGACCCAGTGTGAAAATGCTGTTCACGTCGGGCTACGCCGGGCCGAGCGCTGCCGGCAGGGCGGCAGGAAGTTGGCTGCAAAAGCCCTACACCGCCAGAGAGCTGGCGTTGCGGCTACGAGAGCTGCTCGATTGACGTGCGAGGTGGCAACTGACAAGGCTCGTCAAGCCGAGTCTGGCCTCCTCAGAGCTCTTCGTGAAGCACGAGCTGCAGGATCATACGACCTCCTGTGCAGCCGACTGTCCCACCGAGTGAACCAGTGTTTGGTGAGCTCGGAAGCCAGTAGGTACGTCACCGTGATCAGCAGCAGACCTGTCATTAGCGGCCAAGGCAACGGCACGAACCCGAAATAGCCCGCGAAAGGTGAATAGGGAAGTGCTACGGCCGCGATGGCGGTCGTCAGTGTCAGGAAGGGCAACATTCGGCCCGGCCTGCTCCGCCAGAAGAAGGACCGCGTGCGCACGATCAGCACGATTGCCAGCTCAGTGAGCAGGGACTCGATGAACCAGGCAGTTTGAAAGGTCGCTGGTTCCGCTTTTACCAGCAGAACAAGAGCGGCAAAGGTGACGAAGTCGAATAGCGAGCTCACCAGTCCGAAGCTCACCATGAATCGACGCACGTAGCGAATATCCCAACGGCGGGGGCTGCGCATTTCCTCGCGATCTACCCTGTCGCCTGCAATGGCGAGCGCCGGCACATCAGACAAGAGATTGTTGAGAAGGATCTGTTTGGCGAGCAGGGGCAGAAACGGCAGAAACATGGAGGCGAAGGCCATGCTGATCATGTTGCCGAAGTTTGCGCTGGTCGTGATGGAGATGTATTTCATTGTGTTGGCAAAGGACCTGCGCCCGTCGTCAATGCCACGAAGAAGAACATTCAAATCGCGTTTCAAGAGCACGATATCCGCGGCTTCTCTCGCGACGTCGACGGCCCCATCGACCGAGATGCCGACATCGGCTTCATGCAAAGCGGGCGCATCGTTGATTCCGTCCCCGAGATATCCGACCACATGACCGGCACGGCGCAGCGCCTCAATCACCCGTTCCTTCTGATTTGGGTCGATCTCGACGAAGAGGTCGATATCGGGCGCTCGTGCGAACAGCGAGTCTCTTGTCATTTTCGACAGCTCGCCGCCCGTCAGTATTCTCGACGAGCTCAGTCCGATGGTGTTCGCCAGGTGCACGGCGACATGGCGGTTGTCCCCCGTAATCATCTTTAAGCCAATGCCGCGCTTCGCAAGAACTTTGAGGCTCTCGCTGATGCCCGCCTTCGGTGGATCGAGAAAAAGCAGGAAGCCGGCGAAGCACAGTCCCTTTTCATCTTGCCGACCACATGCTTGCGAACGTGCTATTTTGCGAACGGCCAAACCAAGCACTCGGTAGCCCCCACCACTCCACGAGCGAAATTTCTCGTCGATCGCCTGCCTCGCCGCGTCCGTGAAAGCTGTGGGCGCGTCTCCGTCCAAAATCGAACTGCAAACGGCCAGCACGTTCTCGACAGCGCCCTTGCAAATCAACAGATCGCCATCAGGATCACCATCCTTCCGGACGACGACAGAAAGCCGTTTTCTGACGAAATCATACGGAATCTCGTCCACCTTCGAGTAAAGAGACGAGGAAGGCGGTGCATTTTCTGCCAAGACGATCGCTTCATCGAGTGGGTTCTGTAGCCCCGTTTGCATGGAAGCATTCAACCGCGCCCACAAATAAATTCTCGGGGAAGATTCTCCGCCGACGTCGAGGGAGGCGTCCAGGTGCACAACACCTTCGGTGAGCGTCCCCGTCTTATCGGTACACAGCATGTTCATGCTGCCGAGATTCTCGATTGACTCGAGACGCCGGACGAGGACGCCGCTTTGGGCCATTGTGCGCGCTCCTCGCGCGAGCGTAATGCTGATGATAGCCGGCAGGAGTTCGGGACTGAGCCCGACGGCCAGTGCGATGGAGAACAGCAACGAATCGATCGGTTCGCGTTGAAGAAGCAGATTAGCGAAGAAGACGAGAATAACGATTACCAGCATAATCTCGGTCATAAGATAACCGAAACGGCGAATTCCGCGCGCGAATTCGGTCTCTGGACTGCGCCGTGCAACCGCCGAGGCAATCGCTGCGAATTCTGTAGCGTCACCTGTCCTGATCACGACGACGCTTGCAGTGCCGCTGCGGACCGAGCTCCCGGTAAAGACCGAGTTCGACCTTCCCGACAACGAGGTTCCAGGGTCCACCGTTCCGGGAGACTTGGAGACTGGAAAAGCTTCCCCAGTGAGGACTGCTTCGCTCACGTTGAAGTCGCGTGCTTCGAGAATGATGCCGTCGGCGGGCACAAGGTTGCCCGCGGAAAGTCGAACAATGTCTCCAGGCACGACATCCAACGCCGAAATCACACTCGGCCCTCCGTCTCTGAGCACTGTCGCCTTTTGAGCGATGCGCCTGCGAAGCGCCTCTACGGCGCGCGACGCTCGGTATTCCTGCACGAAACTCAGGGCGCAGCTTACAAGAACGATGAGAATGATAATGAGCGCATCGGTT
The nucleotide sequence above comes from Sinorhizobium fredii USDA 257. Encoded proteins:
- a CDS encoding PAS domain S-box protein, with amino-acid sequence MEKRESKIINALDGANVIVHAPDGTIRQWSKGCEQLYGWSGEEAQGKIVHDLLSTRFPVPLEEIRNHLSCHGAWSGELVHRHSNGTPVFVTSRWVQTASASDQVVVQTDSDITNLRRAQADLAAREAHLRSILDTVPEAMVVIDETGTITSFSVAAERLFGHAESEVVGLNVNMLMPSPHREAHDHYLDNYLRTGERRIIGIGRVVTGLRKDGTTFPMELSVGEAMANGRRIFTGFIRDLTSRQRVEEELRQAQKMEAVGQLTGGLAHDFNNLLTVITGNLEMIEARLQDEKLRGLLREAQAAADDGAKLTAQLLAFGRRQPLNPKLVDVGELVANFSKLLSRTLGETIELSTIVKGSSNLALIDVSQLQNALLNLGLNARDAMPNGGRLTIEISTTALDRDYAQMYPEVRMGHYVLVAVTDTGVGMTEEIKRRAFEPFFTTKGTGAGTGLGLSMVYGFVKQSGGHIQLYSEPGQGASVRLFLPATRGASQSAQVGAGEDAATEPIPRGHETILVVEDDARVRRVVVSRLRDAGYSVIEAEAGAQALQFLSEHPEVSLVFADMIMPGGMSGDELAQHVRELRPSVKMLFTSGYAGPSAAGRAAGSWLQKPYTARELALRLRELLD
- the mgtA gene encoding magnesium-translocating P-type ATPase; the protein is MGSLASEYGGGTAYWAAPASDLMAEYGTRATGLSSADARERLQRYGRNSVTRGERFLALSVLVRQFRSPLILILVFAAGMSALVGERTDALIIILIVLVSCALSFVQEYRASRAVEALRRRIAQKATVLRDGGPSVISALDVVPGDIVRLSAGNLVPADGIILEARDFNVSEAVLTGEAFPVSKSPGTVDPGTSLSGRSNSVFTGSSVRSGTASVVVIRTGDATEFAAIASAVARRSPETEFARGIRRFGYLMTEIMLVIVILVFFANLLLQREPIDSLLFSIALAVGLSPELLPAIISITLARGARTMAQSGVLVRRLESIENLGSMNMLCTDKTGTLTEGVVHLDASLDVGGESSPRIYLWARLNASMQTGLQNPLDEAIVLAENAPPSSSLYSKVDEIPYDFVRKRLSVVVRKDGDPDGDLLICKGAVENVLAVCSSILDGDAPTAFTDAARQAIDEKFRSWSGGGYRVLGLAVRKIARSQACGRQDEKGLCFAGFLLFLDPPKAGISESLKVLAKRGIGLKMITGDNRHVAVHLANTIGLSSSRILTGGELSKMTRDSLFARAPDIDLFVEIDPNQKERVIEALRRAGHVVGYLGDGINDAPALHEADVGISVDGAVDVAREAADIVLLKRDLNVLLRGIDDGRRSFANTMKYISITTSANFGNMISMAFASMFLPFLPLLAKQILLNNLLSDVPALAIAGDRVDREEMRSPRRWDIRYVRRFMVSFGLVSSLFDFVTFAALVLLVKAEPATFQTAWFIESLLTELAIVLIVRTRSFFWRSRPGRMLPFLTLTTAIAAVALPYSPFAGYFGFVPLPWPLMTGLLLITVTYLLASELTKHWFTRWDSRLHRRSYDPAARASRRALRRPDSA